Proteins encoded together in one Anas acuta chromosome 10, bAnaAcu1.1, whole genome shotgun sequence window:
- the COX4I1 gene encoding cytochrome c oxidase subunit 4 isoform 1, mitochondrial, translated as MLASRAFSLIGRRALSTSICLRAHGHAGVVKAEDFSLPAYVDRRDVPLPEAAFVKQLSAQQKALKEKEKASWTALSVDEKVELYRIKFNETYAEMNKGTNEWKTVLGGVLFFLGLTGVILIWQKIYMYGPIPHTFSDEWVSMQTKRMLDMRINPVEGISSQWDFEKNEWKK; from the exons ATGTTGGCTTCAAGGGCATTCAGCCTCATCGGGAGAAGGGCCCTTTCCACCTCCATCTGCCTGAGGGCCCACGGGCACG CTGGTGTTGTCAAAGCCGAGGATTTCAGCCTCCCAGCGTACGTCGATCGCCGCGATGTTCCCCTGCCTGAGGCGGCCTTTGTCAAGCAGCTCTCTGCTCAGCAGAAGGCactgaaggagaaggaaaaggcgTCCTGGACCGCTCTGTCTGTCGATGAGAAAGTCGAAC tgtaCCGCATCAAATTCAACGAGACCTATGCAGAAATGAACAAAGGAACAAACGAATGGAAGACCGTCCTCGGGGGAGTGCTGTTCTTTCTTGGCCTAACTGGTGTCATCCTCATCTGGCAGAAAATTTACA TGTACGGCCCTATTCCGCACACCTTCTCCGACGAGTGGGTGTCGATGCAGACGAAGAGAATGTTGGACATGCGAATTAACCCCGTGGAGGGCATTTCCTCCCAGTGGGATTTCGAGAAGAACGAGTGGAAGAAGTGA
- the LOC137861727 gene encoding dual specificity protein phosphatase 22-A-like isoform X1, whose translation MGSGMSKVVTGLYLGNIRDSEDVASLRRHGVTHVLSVHTGAKPVLEDMSYLCISASDSSSQNLLRESPGCPPAGCRAAESPAIFGMQHFKECIKFIHECRLRGGGCLVHCLAGVSRSTTVLVAYLMTVTELGWERCLAATRAVRSYASPNPGFQQQLRDYESTLLDEYRAWIRRDYGRNPFKDQEELQRLLALQEQGEHRESSWATPLTPTPPLPPSRSRRMSS comes from the exons ATGGGGAGCGGGATGAGCAAG GTGGTGACGGGTCTCTACCTGGGGAACATCCGCG ACTCGGAGGACGTGGCCAGCCTGCGGAGGCACGGCGTGACACACGTCCTCTCCGTGCACACCGGAGCCAAACCGGTGCTGGAG GACATGAGCTACCTCTGCATCTCGGCCTCGGATTCCTCCAGCCAGAACCT CCTCAGAGAATCCCCCGGGTGTCCTCCTGCTGGGTGTCGGGCAGCAGAAAGCCCTGCTATTTTTGG GATGCAGCATTTCAAGGAGTGCATCAAGTTCATCCACGAGTGCCGGCTCCGCGGGGGAGGCTGCCTCGTTCACTG CCTGGCCGGGGTCTCGCGCAGCACCACGGTGCTGGTGGCTTACCTGATGACGGTGAccgagctgggctgggagcgcTGCCTGGCCGCCACCAGGGCCGTGCGCTCCTACGCCAGCCCCAACCCcggcttccagcagcagctgcggGACTACGAGAGCACCCTGCTGGACGAG TACCGCGCCTGGATCCGCCGGGACTACGGCAGGAACCCCTTCAAGgaccaggaggagctgcagcgcCTGCTGGCCCtacaggagcagggggagcacagggagagcTCCTGGGCCACCCCCCTGACACCCACCCCTCCGCTGCCCCCCAGCCGAAGCCGACGGATGAGCAGCTGA
- the EMC8 gene encoding ER membrane protein complex subunit 8, whose amino-acid sequence MRLSTQAYCKMVLHGAKYPHCAVNGLLVAERPPPAASRPAREQAAGPALFVDCVPLFHGTLALAPMLEVALSLIDSWCKENSYVIAGYYQANERVKDASPNQVAEKVASRIAEGFNDTALIMVDNTKFTMECVEPAIHVYELHENKWRCKDPHVDFCEDWNEAQRIAASLLDSKSYETLVDFDNHLDDIRNDWTNPEINKAVLHLC is encoded by the exons ATGAGGCTGAGCACGCAGGCCTACTGCAAGATGGTGCTGCACGGCGCCAAGTACCCGCACTGCGCCGTCAACGGGCTGCTCGTGGCCGAGaggcccccccccgccgcctcccggccCGCCAGGGAGCAGGCCGCCGGCCCGGCCCTCTTCGTCGACTGCGTGCCCCTCTTTCACGGCACCCTGGCGCTGGCGCCGATGTTGGAGGTGGCCCTCAGCCTG ATTGACTCGTGGTGCAAGGAGAACAGCTACGTGATCGCTGGCTACTACCAGGCGAACGAGCGTGTGAAAGACGCCAG TCCGAACCAGGTGGCTGAAAAGGTGGCCTCCAGAATCGCAGAGGGCTTTAACGACACGGCGCTCATTATG GTTGATAACACCAAGTTCACGATGGAGTGCGTAGAACCGGCCATCCACGTGTACGAGCTCCATGAGAACAAGTGGAGGTGCAAAGACCCACACGT CGATTTCTGCGAAGATTGGAACGAAGCCCAGAGAATCGCTGCGTCGCTCTTGGACAGCAAGTCCTACGAAACACTTGTAGATTTTGATAATCACCTGGATGACATCCGGAATGACTGGACAAATCCGGAGATCAACAAAGCCGTCCTCCACCTGTGTTAG
- the LOC137861727 gene encoding dual specificity protein phosphatase 22-A-like isoform X2 translates to MGSGMSKVVTGLYLGNIRDSEDVASLRRHGVTHVLSVHTGAKPVLEDMSYLCISASDSSSQNLMQHFKECIKFIHECRLRGGGCLVHCLAGVSRSTTVLVAYLMTVTELGWERCLAATRAVRSYASPNPGFQQQLRDYESTLLDEYRAWIRRDYGRNPFKDQEELQRLLALQEQGEHRESSWATPLTPTPPLPPSRSRRMSS, encoded by the exons ATGGGGAGCGGGATGAGCAAG GTGGTGACGGGTCTCTACCTGGGGAACATCCGCG ACTCGGAGGACGTGGCCAGCCTGCGGAGGCACGGCGTGACACACGTCCTCTCCGTGCACACCGGAGCCAAACCGGTGCTGGAG GACATGAGCTACCTCTGCATCTCGGCCTCGGATTCCTCCAGCCAGAACCT GATGCAGCATTTCAAGGAGTGCATCAAGTTCATCCACGAGTGCCGGCTCCGCGGGGGAGGCTGCCTCGTTCACTG CCTGGCCGGGGTCTCGCGCAGCACCACGGTGCTGGTGGCTTACCTGATGACGGTGAccgagctgggctgggagcgcTGCCTGGCCGCCACCAGGGCCGTGCGCTCCTACGCCAGCCCCAACCCcggcttccagcagcagctgcggGACTACGAGAGCACCCTGCTGGACGAG TACCGCGCCTGGATCCGCCGGGACTACGGCAGGAACCCCTTCAAGgaccaggaggagctgcagcgcCTGCTGGCCCtacaggagcagggggagcacagggagagcTCCTGGGCCACCCCCCTGACACCCACCCCTCCGCTGCCCCCCAGCCGAAGCCGACGGATGAGCAGCTGA